A segment of the Sphingomicrobium flavum genome:
CCAGCTGAGCATTGCGGGTGGCCTGCTGCACCGCTTTTTCGGCAACCGCAGTCGCGTCGATTTCAAGCTTGCGCTGCTTGAGATCGAACCATCGACGCACGAAGTAGAACAGCAAGGTGATCGGTGCGAGGACGGTGATGAGCAAGGCTAGAAAATCGCCGAAATGCATGGTTGAATACTCCTACTTGAGATCATCGATCTGCTGCGCCAGCACGCGGTTTTCGCTGGTGACGAAGCTTTCGATGTCGGCAAGGCGGCGGTCGATATCGCGGAACTGCGAATGGATCTGCTTGGCCGATTTGCGCGGGGACGCGCGCACGCCCTGCCAGAATTTGCGTTCTTCCTCATCGCGCATGCTGATGCCGGCGGGACGCTCATCGGCGATGAAGCCGGCGATGAAGTAAAGCGGGATGGTGGACCCGCCCGACATGAAGACGCTGAACAGAAACATGATCCGCACCAGCGTGACATCGAAACCGGTATAGTCGGCGATGCCAGCACATACGCCCATGACCTTGCCGTTGCGCTTGTCCTTATAAAATTTGGTGCGACTTGGCTGTTGCGGCATGGCTCTATCGCTCCTTCCGGCGGGTGCGGCCCATCATGGCTTCATGTTCGGCCAGCAGATCGTCGGCGCGGGTCAAGAGACCCTGGTCGCGGGTACGATCCACGGTCAGGCATTTCTGCTGCCAGTTGGGATCTTCAGCACTCATGATCCGCTCGATGGTGCAGATGCGATCATCCAGGCGACGTGCAGCATCATGCAATTCTTCCAGCAGACGCTCGTCGGGCACCGTCAGCGTAGCCTGGCCCTTCCACTTGGTCACATAATGAAAGATCAGCCAGGGCAGGCCGATGAACAGCATGCCGACGATCATGATCGGAAGGAAGACTTCTTCAAACACAGCAAATTCCCCTTTTGCCGCCAGTGGCGGATATTAGTTGTTGCGGGCCCTCAAGGCCGCTTTCATGGCTTCCAGTTCGGCATCGACCTTGTCGGACGAGCGCAGGTCGTGAATTTCCTCTTCAAGGCTCTTGGGCCCGCTCAGCGCCAGCGCATCGGCGGTTCCTTCGGCCAGGTCGGCGCGCTTTTCCAGCATTTCGAAGCGCGAGAAGGCGTCCATGGTGCGGCTGCCGTGCAGCACTTCGCGGGCCTTGGCACGGCTGACCGCGCTTTCCAGTCGGCTGGCGATCGCATTCTGGCGGGCACGGGCTTCGCGTAGCTTGGCCTGCAATTTGGCGATGTCAGCTTCATAGCTTTTAAGCGTCTCGTCGATGGCCGCGATCTCTTCCTTCAGGCCATCCGCCATGTCAGCTGCTTTCTGCCGTTCGATCAGCGCCTGCTTGGCCAGATCCTCGCGATCCTTTGACAGCGCCAGTTCGGCCTTCTCGGTCCAGCCATCCTGAATGTCCTCGAGACGGCCCAAAGCACGGCGCATTTCCTTGCCGTCGGCGATCGAGCGGGCCGCAGCGGCGCGCACCTCCACCAGCGTTTCTTCCATTTCAAGAATAATCATCCGGATCATCCGTGCCGGGTCTTCGGCGCGGTCCAGCAACTCGGTCATATTGGCTGCAAAAATATCCCTCACACGGGAAAAGATGGCCATATGTCACTCCATTACGAAATCAGTTGCCGGATACCATGCTAGAAACATGCCAGAAAATGGAAAAGCCCAAAGTTCGGGAAAGTGTTGAAATTTTCGATGAACGGGGGTGCGAAAATTCTTGCCAAATGGTGGGATTTCCCACCAAGGATTGGGCATGGAGCGGACTAGCCAATTCGTCGGGTCGAGCCTTGCCTTTCTGGACGCCGTCGAGCGCGCCAGCCGGGCTGCGCCGCTCAACCGCCCGGTGCTGGTGATTGGCGAGCGTGGGACCGGCAAGGAGCTCATCGCCGAACGTCTTCACCACCTGTCATCGCGCTGGTCGGGGCCGTTAGTCACCATGAACTGCGCGGCGCTGCCCGAAACGCTGATCGAGGCCGAACTGTTTGGCCATGAGGCAGGCAGCTTCACCGGCGCGGCCAAGACCCGCCAGGGGCGTTTCGAAGAGGCTGATGGCGGAACGCTCTTCCTCGATGAATTGGCGACGCTGTCATCGGCGGCGCAGGACCGCCTGCTGCGCGCGGTCGAATATGGCGAAGTAACGCGCATCGGCGCGTCGAAGCCCATCAGCGTGGACGTGCGCATCGTCGCCGCCACCAACGAACATCTGCCCAAGCTGGTCGAACAGGGCCGCTTTCGCGCCGATCTTCTGGATCGCCTGTCGTTCGAGGTCGTCACCCTTCCGCCGCTCCGCGCCCGCGAGGGCGATATTTCGCTGCTCGCCGACCATTTCGGCCGGCGCATGGCGGTCGAGCTCGATTGGCCGAACTGGCCGGGGTTTGGCGCCGAGGCGATGGAGCGGATGGAAAAATATCCCTGGCCCGGCA
Coding sequences within it:
- the pspF gene encoding phage shock protein operon transcriptional activator; this translates as MERTSQFVGSSLAFLDAVERASRAAPLNRPVLVIGERGTGKELIAERLHHLSSRWSGPLVTMNCAALPETLIEAELFGHEAGSFTGAAKTRQGRFEEADGGTLFLDELATLSSAAQDRLLRAVEYGEVTRIGASKPISVDVRIVAATNEHLPKLVEQGRFRADLLDRLSFEVVTLPPLRAREGDISLLADHFGRRMAVELDWPNWPGFGAEAMERMEKYPWPGNVRELRNVVERAVYRAEDPERAVDKVQFDPFKSPWAPIATSDEAAEAIEAAMAADEVPMASGAAPPPAPMIEIETDDFKSSVADYEAALISTALEKHRFNQRATAEALGLSYDQLRHAMKRLKLNADVG
- the pspB gene encoding envelope stress response membrane protein PspB, whose protein sequence is MFEEVFLPIMIVGMLFIGLPWLIFHYVTKWKGQATLTVPDERLLEELHDAARRLDDRICTIERIMSAEDPNWQQKCLTVDRTRDQGLLTRADDLLAEHEAMMGRTRRKER
- the pspC gene encoding envelope stress response membrane protein PspC; amino-acid sequence: MPQQPSRTKFYKDKRNGKVMGVCAGIADYTGFDVTLVRIMFLFSVFMSGGSTIPLYFIAGFIADERPAGISMRDEEERKFWQGVRASPRKSAKQIHSQFRDIDRRLADIESFVTSENRVLAQQIDDLK
- the pspA gene encoding phage shock protein PspA: MAIFSRVRDIFAANMTELLDRAEDPARMIRMIILEMEETLVEVRAAAARSIADGKEMRRALGRLEDIQDGWTEKAELALSKDREDLAKQALIERQKAADMADGLKEEIAAIDETLKSYEADIAKLQAKLREARARQNAIASRLESAVSRAKAREVLHGSRTMDAFSRFEMLEKRADLAEGTADALALSGPKSLEEEIHDLRSSDKVDAELEAMKAALRARNN